Proteins found in one Bacteroidetes bacterium GWF2_43_63 genomic segment:
- a CDS encoding glutamine-hydrolyzing GMP synthase encodes MTSDRKILILDFGSQYTQLIARKVRELNVFCEIKPWSTSLIDDPDICGIILSGSPFSVRDAGSPNPDLSKVRGKLPVLGVCYGAQYLASVSGGEVYPSKSREYGRANLISVEENSLMHGILTGSQVWMSHGDTIMAAPEKFRIICSTNDVKIAGYQIEGENTFGIQFHPEVYHSTDGQKLLSNFLDICECKRDWTPESFVQTTVAELKEKIGDESVIMGLSGGVDSTVAATLLHQAIGGRLHGIFIDNGLLRKAEFEQVIEIYNTLGLNVTGVRAGERFLGNMKGVSDPETKRKIIGKTFIEIFEEEAAKIEGASWLGQGTIYPDVIESISVNGPSQTIKSHHNVGGLPDKMKLKIVEPLRLLFKDEVRRVGKTLNIPDKMLSRHPFPGPGLGIRVLGEVTAERVRVLQEADDIFISKLHETGLYSEVWQAFAVLLPVNSVGVMGDERTYENVLAIRAVTSVDGMTADWAHLPHEFLSSVSSEIINKVRGINRVVYDISSKPPATIEWE; translated from the coding sequence ATGACATCAGACAGGAAAATTCTCATTCTCGATTTCGGGTCCCAATACACACAATTAATTGCCCGCAAAGTACGCGAGCTTAATGTTTTTTGTGAAATCAAACCATGGTCAACTTCATTAATTGATGATCCGGACATTTGTGGTATCATTCTCAGTGGAAGCCCTTTCTCTGTGCGTGATGCCGGTTCGCCGAATCCCGATTTGTCGAAAGTCAGAGGCAAATTGCCTGTTTTGGGTGTTTGCTATGGCGCTCAATATCTTGCATCGGTTTCTGGTGGCGAAGTATATCCCAGCAAAAGTCGTGAATACGGCAGGGCCAATCTGATTTCGGTTGAAGAAAATTCTTTAATGCATGGTATTCTGACAGGCTCTCAAGTCTGGATGTCGCATGGTGACACCATAATGGCGGCTCCGGAAAAATTCAGAATTATCTGCAGCACCAACGATGTGAAAATTGCGGGGTATCAGATCGAAGGCGAAAACACTTTTGGAATCCAATTCCATCCTGAAGTGTATCACAGCACCGATGGTCAGAAATTGTTATCGAATTTTCTTGATATTTGTGAATGCAAGCGTGATTGGACTCCGGAATCATTTGTGCAGACCACCGTGGCCGAGCTCAAGGAAAAAATTGGTGATGAAAGCGTGATAATGGGTTTGTCGGGTGGTGTTGACAGTACTGTTGCAGCCACATTGCTCCATCAGGCAATCGGCGGCCGGCTTCATGGAATATTTATCGATAATGGTCTGTTGCGAAAAGCTGAATTTGAGCAGGTAATTGAAATTTACAACACGCTGGGATTGAATGTTACAGGCGTCAGAGCGGGAGAGCGTTTTCTTGGAAACATGAAAGGCGTTTCAGATCCAGAAACAAAAAGAAAAATCATCGGAAAAACCTTTATTGAGATATTTGAAGAAGAAGCAGCCAAAATAGAGGGCGCGTCATGGCTTGGTCAAGGCACTATCTATCCGGATGTGATTGAGAGTATTTCTGTAAATGGTCCTTCGCAGACCATCAAAAGTCATCATAATGTTGGAGGACTTCCTGACAAAATGAAACTAAAAATTGTCGAACCGTTGCGTCTGCTTTTCAAGGATGAAGTTCGCCGGGTAGGTAAGACGCTGAATATTCCGGACAAAATGTTGTCGCGACATCCTTTTCCGGGACCAGGATTGGGAATTCGGGTACTGGGCGAAGTCACAGCTGAACGCGTTCGTGTTTTGCAGGAAGCTGACGACATTTTTATCTCGAAACTTCATGAGACTGGCTTATATTCCGAAGTCTGGCAGGCATTTGCCGTGCTGCTTCCGGTGAATTCAGTCGGAGTGATGGGCGATGAGCGGACTTACGAAAATGTTCTCGCCATCAGAGCCGTAACTTCGGTTGACGGAATGACTGCTGATTGGGCGCACTTACCCCATGAATTTCTTTCTTCCGTTTCTTCGGAGATTATCAACAAAGTGCGAGGCATCAACAGAGTCGTTTATGACATCAGTTCCAAACCACCAGCCACCATTGAGTGGGAGTAG
- a CDS encoding carbamate kinase, whose product MNKLAVVAFGGNALLRGDQKGTYAEQVANVTATCENLVDLIKQGFDIVIGHGNGPQVGNVLLQHDGGEEKHGIIAQPMHFCVSETQGSIAYLIEQQLQNVLRKHGLKKNILSLVTRVVVDKNDTAFQNPTKPVGPYYTKEQADKHGVEYGWVFQEDPRGRGYRRVVASPKPVDIVNWEIVERLAREGNIVITVGGGGIPVIEDENGDMHGIDAVIDKDLASATLACKIKANDFYILTDVSNVYINFHKPGEQKLETISVPDIEKHLTDGHFTEGSMAPKVRACIMFVKNGGKEAIITEATQLKNSAAGTKIIA is encoded by the coding sequence ATGAATAAACTTGCAGTAGTAGCTTTTGGCGGCAACGCATTGCTCCGGGGAGATCAGAAGGGAACCTATGCCGAACAGGTTGCCAATGTAACAGCCACTTGCGAAAACCTTGTGGATCTTATTAAGCAGGGATTTGATATTGTTATTGGTCACGGAAACGGACCTCAGGTAGGGAATGTGCTTTTGCAGCACGATGGCGGTGAGGAAAAACATGGAATTATTGCCCAGCCTATGCATTTCTGTGTAAGCGAAACACAGGGTTCCATTGCTTATCTGATTGAACAGCAATTACAGAATGTGTTGAGAAAACATGGTCTGAAGAAAAATATTCTCTCATTGGTTACACGCGTTGTTGTTGATAAAAACGACACCGCTTTTCAGAATCCGACCAAGCCGGTAGGGCCATATTACACAAAAGAACAGGCCGATAAACATGGCGTAGAATACGGCTGGGTTTTTCAGGAAGATCCGCGTGGCCGTGGATACCGCAGGGTTGTAGCTTCTCCAAAACCGGTTGACATTGTCAATTGGGAAATTGTTGAACGTCTCGCCCGTGAAGGCAACATCGTTATCACCGTTGGTGGGGGTGGCATTCCGGTGATTGAAGACGAAAACGGCGATATGCATGGAATTGATGCAGTTATTGACAAAGATCTTGCATCTGCAACATTGGCGTGTAAAATCAAAGCCAACGATTTTTACATTCTTACAGATGTTTCGAATGTGTATATCAATTTCCACAAGCCAGGTGAGCAGAAACTGGAGACCATTTCGGTTCCGGATATCGAAAAGCATCTGACCGACGGACATTTCACCGAAGGCAGCATGGCACCTAAGGTACGTGCCTGTATTATGTTCGTGAAAAATGGTGGTAAAGAAGCGATCATTACCGAAGCTACACAATTGAAAAATTCAGCAGCCGGAACCAAAATAATTGCTTAA
- a CDS encoding tRNA (N(6)-L-threonylcarbamoyladenosine(37)-C(2))-methylthiotransferase MtaB: MSGHPPLCFYITTLGCKLNFAESSALVKAFTDAGFQQTKQSAEADWIIVHSCAVTAVAEMKTRQTLSKLMKSAPNAAVAVTGCMADVNAKPLMEILADRKHLIVNHSQKMNLVELLTDNIVSNDTTETFQSAYSLEQRTRSFLKIQDGCDYFCTYCTVPYARGRSTSNTISGVLSDIEKIVSKGFREIILTGVNIGTFGLNNNANFFGLLKAIDEQCSNVRIRLGSTEPELMSPEIIYLVAGSKIIMPHFHLPLQSGCDDTLKRMHRRYDTALFRDRAETIKKQIPHACIAADVITGFPGETDEEFEQTYNFIKSLEISYLHVFPYSDRPLAKASLYPDHVHPHVIRQRVTKLLELGLDKQQIFFRKNLGTIRPMLAEGTRKNGLRFGFTDNYIKCAVDETAMKENEIRPVKLSSVSQNNEYVLSEISN; the protein is encoded by the coding sequence ATGTCCGGACACCCACCTCTCTGTTTTTACATTACCACACTGGGCTGCAAACTCAACTTTGCAGAATCTTCAGCGCTGGTAAAGGCTTTTACTGATGCCGGATTTCAACAGACAAAACAATCAGCCGAAGCCGATTGGATTATTGTGCATAGCTGCGCTGTTACTGCTGTTGCTGAAATGAAGACAAGACAAACCTTGTCAAAGCTCATGAAATCAGCTCCGAATGCCGCAGTGGCAGTAACAGGATGCATGGCCGATGTTAATGCGAAGCCATTAATGGAAATCCTTGCCGATCGGAAACATTTAATTGTTAATCATTCGCAAAAAATGAATCTGGTTGAGCTTTTGACGGATAACATAGTATCAAATGATACTACTGAAACATTTCAAAGTGCATACAGCCTCGAACAACGCACACGCAGTTTTCTCAAGATTCAAGACGGTTGTGACTACTTCTGCACCTATTGCACCGTTCCCTATGCACGTGGAAGGAGTACAAGCAACACCATTTCCGGCGTCCTGAGCGATATTGAAAAGATTGTCTCCAAAGGATTTCGCGAAATAATATTAACAGGCGTCAACATCGGCACTTTCGGACTTAATAACAATGCAAATTTTTTTGGACTGCTGAAGGCCATCGATGAACAATGCTCCAATGTCAGAATACGCCTTGGCAGTACCGAACCGGAGCTGATGTCGCCAGAAATCATTTATCTGGTCGCCGGATCCAAAATTATTATGCCCCATTTTCACCTGCCGCTGCAAAGTGGCTGCGATGACACACTGAAACGTATGCACCGTCGTTATGATACCGCACTTTTTCGCGATCGTGCCGAAACAATCAAGAAGCAAATACCGCATGCCTGCATAGCCGCCGATGTTATTACCGGATTCCCGGGCGAAACCGATGAAGAATTTGAGCAAACATACAATTTTATAAAGTCGCTTGAAATAAGCTATCTGCACGTTTTCCCCTACAGCGACCGTCCACTGGCCAAAGCCAGTCTGTATCCTGACCATGTACATCCGCACGTAATCAGACAGCGCGTAACAAAACTGCTTGAGCTTGGTCTTGACAAACAACAAATTTTCTTCAGGAAAAACCTCGGAACAATACGCCCTATGCTGGCTGAAGGAACCCGCAAAAACGGACTGAGATTCGGATTTACTGATAACTATATTAAATGTGCGGTGGATGAAACTGCGATGAAGGAAAATGAAATCCGACCTGTAAAACTATCATCTGTTTCACAAAACAACGAGTACGTCCTTAGTGAAATATCTAATTGA